Sequence from the Rutidosis leptorrhynchoides isolate AG116_Rl617_1_P2 chromosome 3, CSIRO_AGI_Rlap_v1, whole genome shotgun sequence genome:
GTCGATTTATTCTATCCTAATGGTGAAATCATAATTATGTTCGGATTTTATGATTTTGCATCATATATCTTAAATGTCTATTAGAGATCTTCATAAATTTACAAAAATTCAAAATTAAGCTGCAAGATAAATTATGAATTTATGATGCAGCCCAGACCTCAAAATTAAGCTGCAAGATAAATTATGAATTTATGCCATACGAGTCCATGGGATATTAGCAGTTAACTTGATAAGTATTTTGATGAGAATGAAACAGTTATTAAGCATGAACCGGTTGCAAAGCTCCTACCAATTATTAAAAGCCGGTTATAGGCTCACGAGAAGACATAATTACCAGTGGCTCGAAGTCCGGACTTGACAAGTTGACTGTAAGATTTCTCATTAATAATAAGACCTGCATGTTCAATAAATAGAGGGTTAATTAACTCCAAAAAAAATCGCATCCTCGCAAGAGGTCTTGAGTTCTAAGCATAATAAACTGCACATCTTGTGTGGCTAGGGAAATGGTCGGAAACGGTCACATGGATACCCCAGTTGGGTCGCATACATCGGCATAGAAATACTAGTCCTTCTAACCTAAACAGCGAAAACTTCCTCTGTTTACCCGTTTAAAACCAAGCCTCATTAAAAAATGAACAATAATGGAACTACACTCTTAATCAGTTGAATATGGGTTGTATTTTTACCCAATCTAAGAAAATAAATATCGATAATTAAACCATTTGAGCCCGTGTGACTCACCGTTTCAAAGTTGATAGGATCCATCTCCTTTAGTTTCTGCACATGCCCTTTCGTCTCTGGATCAAAAACACTTCCAATGAAGCTATAGACTTCAGAGAAATCTGGTATCGCTGAAGAAAtgtatatgataaaaatattatgTGAATTACAGAATAAACAAGTAGCATGATGGAATAAATCAGTTGGTCCTTAAACACTATTTTTATGCATCTTTAACAATATTTTACTCGAAGTCTTTTACATAATGTTAAAATGAAAAGTTATATATGTTCATACATCTGTGTAAATGCACAAAAAGATTACCTTGAGCAGCAGAATTTTCTTCCCCTTGCTTTGTTAACTCAGAACTCGGCATCTCTCTACTTGAGCTAGCTACGCCGCTACTACTGACGTTACCAATTCTCTCTGTCCCCTTTGATCCGGTATCAGCTGAAAAACAACATTTGATTCAATACTAAGAATTGAGTAACTTCTGCATTGTAACTTGTACACTCAAGAAACGATAGATTACAAACATGCAAGCATGCCTTCAAATCCTTGTAGATCGAATTCCTCTTGTGATGACATCATTCCACCCGAGTTTATAAGCAGGGAAGTATCATCCCAAGGAGCGTATCCAGGTGAAAGGGTACTCATTGAAGAAGGATACCCTATTGATGCTTGAAGCGGTATTAAAACTGCCACAACGTAATAAAACATACATCTGTTAAAAATTTGAAAACATGCAGGTTTATATTATATAAGTGAGGGTACGTAAAACTTCATAACCATTTTTGGGTGCTTTTTGTGGATAGGGATGGGTGGCCTTGCGTTTAGGACGAGGTGGTGGTACGTGCGCTATTGACCCGTTCTTTTGGACCTTTAGAAAGTATTTCTGAGCATGACTTCGTATCTGCAAACATATTTACTCCCTTCAATTGAAAATTAACAACgtttttcattaaaaaaaaaaatttgttaacaCACGTGTACTTTGTTTTCACTTTCGGCCACGTCTAAATATTTACAGAGTATATTGAAGAATAATAAGGTTCCCAAGCTATTAAAGGATAACTGAGCCTTGTAATATGCACCTGAATGACTGTCTTGGAACCAACAAAATCTTCGATTTTCTTCCAGTCACGATCAAACCTTCGCATATGATAAAACAAGGTATAAGATACTTAACATACATACACTCGAACACAACACTTATCAGCTTGTTGAGCTGCATAGATAACATGGATCATAATTTCACAACTGATGTAAAATCAACCGTGCCCACATGACTAAATATAGATCTCAATATGGCGCGATAaacttatttttcctattttcgtattaattttaattaatgttAGACTATGACTATTGAACCTATATGTGACTTTCTCTGAATTTgactatgattatgataatgataatcggAATCAAATTATAAACATAATTAAATTATTACTCCACCGTTACCATTTTTCTCTTGATTTCATTTTTTCGAATAATAAATTAGGTTTGTTTTTGCTACGCATATGAGCTTTAAACCAATTCACCCGCCGGATGCACTGTTATCGTCATACAtacaacttataataataataaggagtaATAAATAAATTATCGGAAACATATTCTCATAAATAAACAACTAATAATTATATAAGTTTATGCTAAATGGCAATAACACCTTAATGCGAATTGAATCGATTACATAATCACTTAATCACGTATTTAATttctatttttaaatataatataaatataaataaaagacgaAATTACTAACAGTTGAAGAGCTTCAAGGAACTTATCGTGCTCTTCATCAGTCCAGCTTTCTCTGGACTTTGTAATAGTATATGGCTTCCGTACCTTCTTCCCTGAACTACTATTATCATTAGCCGTTGAATTTGACGCCATTACTGAtactgatgatgacgatgatgatgatgatgatgaatttgaaTTTGTAgagcttttattattattagttttagtaaaATTAATATTCATGGCTGTGGTTTGTTCATCTGAATGCATAAATGAAAGAGTCTGGTAAGGGTGGGGGACTGTGTGCGTGTGTTTTGTGGCTCAGGTGATCTCAAGCTGGCTTTCTCTTTTCAATCGGACCACACTACCATACCACTTGTTGAACGTTTGTTTCCCCTTTTTGCGTTTCAGACCTTTAACTATTGCGGAGTTCACAAATGTTACCCCAACTATCAATCAATTGTAACCATAAATTTGTGTCACtaattttatttaagtattttgataAATAAAACCAAGTACTCGCATAATACAATAGAAAAAATTCTTTTCCTACTACAATTGGTCTTAAGTGCATAATTATTAGAAGTATATTTTGTCAGATGCACTCTTAATCACACATTTTAGTTATGCACGTCAAACTTCATTCTATGACTTGTCGTCTTAACTGTTggaaaattacggcctcactaattcccaacaaacGCCCAATGAAAAACAGTAAAGATATAAGAACAATCCATAATATaagaatttaacgtggaaactccaaaatgaGATAAATACCAcgggcctccaaagagagaaatacactatatcacaaattgttacaattacatagacgactctcttaagctaaCTACACTCTtcaaagtatttaactaatacaactctcaaacaagggtaaaaatgaaagaaataatcaaatacttaaagtgtattgattggtgcaagttgAAAGTATGCCCAagacctccttttataaccaagtcattcacatccaacttcttcctcccaccgatgtgggacaacaTCATTTTATATTCAAAGAGGTTACTCCTATTTTCTTCCATCCATCAATGTGGGACAAGTAACCATACCATTTTCAATcaaaaataaaccaacaaatctccacctttttgatagaaaaagataaccatacttccacattgcaaagataaccgatgtagacgcttcctcgacgacaacttcaagatcctcatcttcatgccgctgaCATTATCTCTAACCCAAGAGATAAAAATTGCATCCATAtcaaacattgtctaaaccgacaatcattgtcatcacagacaatcataattctaaaagaactATCATACTCCACCGTAAGAGTATAACCACTTAGAAGATCCCATTCTAagaatttcacctcggcacatgttgaatAACCAGCTGAACATTTACGAAGCAACTTCCCCGTTTGGCTTTCCCGGAAGTTCCATCGGCTTCAACATCAGTTTCCTCCACACAACCTGCACCAATGCCAAATCagtgcccatgtgcaattgtggaaccgctaatgaacatccctttccatggtggcgcggacacaccatgaagatgacgtgacttcagaggaatttatCACTCTCCGTAATAACGGAGACATCATTAGCGCCTTTGGAGCCATTTGTCGAATTTGCTCCacttggacaattaacccttacatgcccagtcttcccgcacttccagcataccagattctttccagagtttctcttctgcctatctgaacacaacagtaccgtaatttctgatgacgagaccccgttaccttccagtcttttctcctcaaatatgagcttgctagtaacgtcttcaaacttttaGAGTTTCTTTCtcgtacatcaaaataggtttcatgtgctcatggga
This genomic interval carries:
- the LOC139896085 gene encoding protein REVEILLE 8 isoform X3; translation: MHSDEQTTAMNINFTKTNNNKSSTNSNSSSSSSSSSSVSVMASNSTANDNSSSGKKVRKPYTITKSRESWTDEEHDKFLEALQLFDRDWKKIEDFVGSKTVIQIRSHAQKYFLKVQKNGSIAHVPPPRPKRKATHPYPQKAPKNVLIPLQASIGYPSSMSTLSPGYAPWDDTSLLINSGGMMSSQEEFDLQGFEGMLASDTGSKGTERIGNVSSSGVASSSREMPSSELTKQGEENSAAQAIPDFSEVYSFIGSVFDPETKGHVQKLKEMDPINFETVLLLMRNLTVNLSSPDFEPLVIMSSREPITGF
- the LOC139896085 gene encoding protein REVEILLE 8 isoform X2; protein product: MHSDEQTTAMNINFTKTNNNKSSTNSNSSSSSSSSSSVSVMASNSTANDNSSSGKKVRKPYTITKSRESWTDEEHDKFLEALQLFDRDWKKIEDFVGSKTVIQIRSHAQKYFLKVQKNGSIAHVPPPRPKRKATHPYPQKAPKNVLIPLQASIGYPSSMSTLSPGYAPWDDTSLLINSGGMMSSQEEFDLQGFEADTGSKGTERIGNVSSSGVASSSREMPSSELTKQGEENSAAQAIPDFSEVYSFIGSVFDPETKGHVQKLKEMDPINFETVLLLMRNLTVNLSSPDFEPLRKVLSSYDSKTIEVSAGKVYEQSEQ
- the LOC139896085 gene encoding protein REVEILLE 8 isoform X4 produces the protein MHSDEQTTAMNINFTKTNNNKSSTNSNSSSSSSSSSSVSVMASNSTANDNSSSGKKVRKPYTITKSRESWTDEEHDKFLEALQLFDRDWKKIEDFVGSKTVIQIRSHAQKYFLKVQKNGSIAHVPPPRPKRKATHPYPQKAPKNVLIPLQASIGYPSSMSTLSPGYAPWDDTSLLINSGGMMSSQEEFDLQGFEGMLASDTGSKGTERIGNVSSSGVASSSREMPSSELTKQGEENSAAQAIPDFSEVYSFIGSVFDPETKGHVQKLKEMDPINFETVLLLMRNLTVNLSSPDFEPLNYK
- the LOC139896085 gene encoding protein REVEILLE 8 isoform X1; amino-acid sequence: MHSDEQTTAMNINFTKTNNNKSSTNSNSSSSSSSSSSVSVMASNSTANDNSSSGKKVRKPYTITKSRESWTDEEHDKFLEALQLFDRDWKKIEDFVGSKTVIQIRSHAQKYFLKVQKNGSIAHVPPPRPKRKATHPYPQKAPKNVLIPLQASIGYPSSMSTLSPGYAPWDDTSLLINSGGMMSSQEEFDLQGFEGMLASDTGSKGTERIGNVSSSGVASSSREMPSSELTKQGEENSAAQAIPDFSEVYSFIGSVFDPETKGHVQKLKEMDPINFETVLLLMRNLTVNLSSPDFEPLRKVLSSYDSKTIEVSAGKVYEQSEQ